The sequence TTAACAGGTCGATGATCGGCTGCAACGGATTCGGCGGCACTGGCAATCCACCCGCCAGTGAGCACAGCAGCGACCCGAGTAGGCCGCCCGCCGGATCCGCGGTGATATTCAGCACCACCTGGTTGAGGTCCACGATGAGGCCGAGCAGCTCGAGGTGCAGCGGTCCCAGCACCAGGTTGAGGACGTCGCATACTCCCTGCTGGCTTGCCAGCCGGACCTGTCCGTCGTGGCCATTGCCGGTTGTCGCCGACGACGACTGGGCTTCGCCACCCGGAACGGAAATGTCGTTGACCGGCATCGAGAAGCCCGAGATGTTGACGTCTTGGGCCGCACCCCGGTCACCCGGTTGGTTTCCCTGCTGGGGCTGACCGGGCGAGACGAGCTTGCCGATGAGCTGTCCAGTCAGGGCGATACCGGTGTTCGACGAGGTCGCCCCATTCGCATCGGCCGTGGCGGGTCCGGCCTGCTGGGTTACCTCCTTGGCGGCAGTCGCGACGAATTGACCGTTGAACTTGACTCCGTCCGGCCCGGTCCCCTGCACCTGGACGACGTTCTTCTTGCCCACGCCTGGTGGCTGCGCTGCCGCGGTCCCCCCGCCGGTCACCCCTCCGACTAACACCAACATTGCGGCGCTGACCACGACGGCCAGCAATCGCATCAGGTGAGTTTTCATGATCACTCCATTCTCAATTTCAGGAAGCAGCGGCCCGGCCCCCGACCGCTCCTGAAACGTCGCGCCGGTGGCGGCAATGGACCGCCCTGCGCGCAGCATCCGTGCTTCCACCGGGGATGGTTCCTCTAGAGGCGCGGGCTAAACGACAATTGCCGCAAGAATTTTCGTTTCCGTAAGCACGCCGAGCTGACCTAGTTAGCTCTGGGGACCACAAGTTGCCGAGTCGTCGCACAAGGGGGGGTGATTAGACAGTCACATCACGGTTCACCGAGGCCCGTGAAGAGGCCCGTGAAATTTTTGCGTCGCTGGGGCCGGAGAGCGGCGCGCGGCGGCGACCCCCAGACGACGCACCGCCCGTGTCCGAGGCGACGGACACGGGCGGTGGACGCTATCTGGTTAGTTCTGGCCCTCAGCGGGCTGCTCGGCCGCGGGAGCCTCCGCAGCGGGGACCTCTGCGGCGCCCGGGGCGGACTCAGCCTGGCCCGGGGTGCTCTCGGTCTGTCCCGGCGCGTTCTCGGACTGTCCCGGACCACCACGTTGGATGTTGACCGAGCCGAGGTTGTTCGTGCAGACGACCTGCTCATCGCCATTGGTCACCACCGACTCGACCACCGAGTTCACCTGCGAGACCTCGACGTCACACAGCGCGGCAGCGATCTGCGCCGCGTCGGTCACGCTGACGTCCTCGAGGACACCGGCGGTTCCGATCGCCACGTTGACCCGGTCGGTCTGGGTGGCGTCGGGCTGCGCGGTGGCGACGCCCAACCCGGCAGTGAACAGCAGTGAACCGCCCATCAGGGCGCCAGCAGCAGCGTTCTTCACGACTTTCCTCATTCAATGCTCCTTTTCAGTCAGGAAACGACGATCCGGTCCCCCAACGAGCTGACTGACTCGTACCGGTGGCAGAGCGGCCGCCACGCACGAAGCGCCGTCGCCTCCGACGCCTGTGTATTCACGGTCAACCCACAATTCAAACCAAAATCTAACAATTCATCAGTTTTCGCAGGTCAACGCCATAAAAAACCGCCGGGCACGCAATGCGTACCCGGCGGTTTTCGCCGACGAATTCGGTCAGCGCTTGCTGTACTGAGGCGCCTTGCGGGCCTTCTTGAGCCCGTACTTCTTGCGCTCGATCTCCCGCGGATCACGGGTCAGGAAGCCGGCCTTCTTCAACGCCGGCCGGTCCTCGGGCTGCACCAGGATCAGCGCCCGTGCGATGGCCAGCCGCAGCGCACCGGCCTGACCGGACGGGCCGCCGCCGTCGAGGTGGGCGTAGACGTCGAAGCTCTCCAGCCGATCCACGGTCACCAGCGGAGCCTTGATGAGCTGCTGATGCACCCTGTTCGGGAAGTAGTTCTCGAGGCTGCGCCCGTCGAGGTGGAACTGCCCGGTGCCGGGCACCAGCCGCACTCGCACCACGGCCTCCTTGCGGCGGCCGACGGCTTGCACGGGGCGGTCGAACACCACGGGCTCACGCGGCGCCTCGGTCTCGGCCGCGGCGGTGGTGTCGGAGTCGGTGTCGGGGGTCGTCTCAACTGGCTGGGTCACTGGGCCACCTGCTTGATCTCGTACGGAATCGGCTGCTGGGCGGCGTGCGGATGATCCGGGCCGACGTAGACACGCAGCTTCTTCTTGACCTGGCGGCCCAACTTGGTGTGGGGGATCATGCCGAGGATCGCGTTCTCGACGACGCGATCCGCGTGCCTTTCCATCTCGTCACCGAGCGACCGCTTGCGCAGACCACCGGGATAACCCGAGTGGCGGTAGAAAAACGTGCGGTCGGCCTTGTTGCCGCTGATCGCGATCTTCTCGGCGTTGACGATGATGACGAAGTCGCCACCGTCGACATTCGGCGTGTACGTCGGCTTGTGCTTGCCGCGCAGCAGATTCGCTGCCGCGACGGCGAGCCGGCCGAGCACCACGTCGGTGGCGTCGATGACGTACCACTGCCGCGTGGTGTCACCCGCCTTCGGCGTGTACGTAGGCACAGCGCATACCTCTCTTCTCGGGTTTCCTGGTGCCGGTCAGGGCGGTTGCGGGCGGTGAACCCTCGGCGACCGACATTGACCCGAGGCCCGGCGTTCCGCACGCCAACGAGGCAGCTTACCTGCGTGCGTCCTCGCAGGTCAAAAAGCGCTCCGGGGCGACTGTGCGGCCCCGATCGGCTCCCCTCCGATTCGGGGCCGCACAGAGTCTTGCACGGGCTCAGCCGCCCCAGGCCGCCGCGGCGCGGCGGTCGGTGGCCGCGACGTCGTCCGCGCCGTCGCGGACCGCGTTGCCCAGCCGGTACAGGATGTCGTTGAGTGCTCCCGCCGCCTGCTCCCAACGGGCCTGCTCGACGCGGTAGGCCTGCGCGGCCTCGCGGGTCCAGACCTCCTGCAGCGGGGCGATCTGTGCCCGCAGGTCGTCGAGCGCGGCGTTCAGCCGCGCCGAGGTGGCGTGGATCTGCTGCCGGACGGTGTACTCGATCTCACCGAAGTTGTACGAAAGCGCGTTCGCCATCGCCGCCCCCTCACAGTTCCGTGCCGACGGCGCCGAGCCGCTGCGAATGACTTTCGCCGGCCTCCAACAGCGTCTGGCGGTTCTGCCGGATGGTCTCGGCGATCCGCGCGAGCGCGGTGTGCAGCTTCAGCGATTCCGTGTTCCACCGGTCCACCACCTCCCGGAACCGGGTGGCGGCGACGCCTCCCCACACCGACGGCGGCACGCTGCTCATCTGTCCGATGAACCCCTGCAGAAACGCCCGGATCTCGTCGTTGCGCGC comes from Mycolicibacterium pulveris and encodes:
- the rplM gene encoding 50S ribosomal protein L13, with amino-acid sequence MPTYTPKAGDTTRQWYVIDATDVVLGRLAVAAANLLRGKHKPTYTPNVDGGDFVIIVNAEKIAISGNKADRTFFYRHSGYPGGLRKRSLGDEMERHADRVVENAILGMIPHTKLGRQVKKKLRVYVGPDHPHAAQQPIPYEIKQVAQ
- a CDS encoding WXG100 family type VII secretion target; translated protein: MANALSYNFGEIEYTVRQQIHATSARLNAALDDLRAQIAPLQEVWTREAAQAYRVEQARWEQAAGALNDILYRLGNAVRDGADDVAATDRRAAAAWGG
- a CDS encoding WXG100 family type VII secretion target; the protein is MTTPAGGSLNTDFDLMAAVADKTDARNDEIRAFLQGFIGQMSSVPPSVWGGVAATRFREVVDRWNTESLKLHTALARIAETIRQNRQTLLEAGESHSQRLGAVGTEL
- the rpsI gene encoding 30S ribosomal protein S9, which encodes MTQPVETTPDTDSDTTAAAETEAPREPVVFDRPVQAVGRRKEAVVRVRLVPGTGQFHLDGRSLENYFPNRVHQQLIKAPLVTVDRLESFDVYAHLDGGGPSGQAGALRLAIARALILVQPEDRPALKKAGFLTRDPREIERKKYGLKKARKAPQYSKR